GGCTCTAAGAGTCCGGTGAGGAGGTTGATGAGCGTGGTTTTGCCGGCCCCGTTCGGGCCGACGATGAACACCATCTCGCCCTCCTCCTCGCCGAACCGTATCGATACGTCGTCCGTCGCGCGGAGTTTGCCGAACTCCTTTACCAGATTGCGTGCTTCGAGCATCTCACTTCACCCCGAACAGGAGGATTTTGGTCGTTTCGGCGGCGTCGCGTAGTTTCGACGCGAGGAGTCCGCCCAGGAAGCTCGCGTCACCCGAGAGCATCCCGGGGTTCCGCGCGCGGTCTTTGATCCCACCGGCGATGGCCGGCAGCGAACCGATGACGCCGTTCGGGAGCAAGAAGACGACGAGAAACAGCACGAACCCGGTCGCGAACTCCCAGTACTCCGTTGCGAAGCGGAGTTCGGTGAGCATGTACGTCAGGACGATACCGCCGACGATCGGACCCAACAGGGTCTGGAAGCCGCCGAGGATCGCCATGAACAGGATTTCGCCCGAGCGGAGCACGAACAGCGAGCTCGTCGGGCGGATGTGTAGCATGCTGAGCGCGTAGAGGCCGCCCGCGAGTCCGCCGTAGACGGCGGAGATGATGAACGTCAACCAGACGTATCGCTTGACAGGCACGCCGATGAATCGCGCTCGCGTCCGGTCCTGTCCGATCGCGTCGAGCGCGCGGCCGAACGGCGAGTTGATGATCCGCCAGGTCACGACCAACATGACGACGAGGACGACCATGGCGAGGTAGTAGATCAACACCTCGTACTGGGTCGATCCCCACTCCATGCCGAAGATCGTCGGCCGCAGCAAGTCGCTCTCGGGACGAACCCCGAGCCCGTCGTCGGAGCCGAGTAGCTCCGGACTGCCCATCACGATCGCGAACAGGAGTTGGTTGAACGCGAGCGTCAAAAGCGAGAAGTAGATGTCCAGGTAGCCGGCGACGAGCCAGCCGATGAGGACGGCGAGCGACGTCGCGAGGATGATTCCCGCCAGCACGAGGAG
This DNA window, taken from Natronomonas salsuginis, encodes the following:
- a CDS encoding branched-chain amino acid ABC transporter permease, with the protein product MSTDDTDADGPRRFRLIKGVKLTPKQLLYAFLGLFALFLVPELQGFQSQLRVRTVYVGLCWGLAALGLNLLLRHTELVSFGHAAFFGGGAYGAAIAARYGGIEEALLLVLAGIILATSLAVLIGWLVAGYLDIYFSLLTLAFNQLLFAIVMGSPELLGSDDGLGVRPESDLLRPTIFGMEWGSTQYEVLIYYLAMVVLVVMLVVTWRIINSPFGRALDAIGQDRTRARFIGVPVKRYVWLTFIISAVYGGLAGGLYALSMLHIRPTSSLFVLRSGEILFMAILGGFQTLLGPIVGGIVLTYMLTELRFATEYWEFATGFVLFLVVFLLPNGVIGSLPAIAGGIKDRARNPGMLSGDASFLGGLLASKLRDAAETTKILLFGVK